In candidate division KSB1 bacterium, one genomic interval encodes:
- a CDS encoding SDR family NAD(P)-dependent oxidoreductase, which produces MPDFSNQTILVTGAAGFIGSHLCEALLAAGARVIGLDNFDPFYDRALKEQNLEACLRSPHFHLLEGDIRDSGMLQRAFTQFRPQVVVHLAARAGVRPSLIDPLGYEDVNVRGTMQLLEAARGSGIRDFVFASSSSVYGEQSRVPFRENENTDQPLSPYGATKKSGEVLCHAYHHLYGLSIACLRFFTVYGPRQRPDLAIRKFARAILAGEEVTIYGDGSSQRDYTHVSDTVGGILGAIRWCAQGVPHYDIFNLGSAHPVALNELIALLERFAGVAAISKQLPPQPGDVSQTYADTTRAEAELGFRHRVEFETGLRDFMEWIKQTEHQ; this is translated from the coding sequence ATGCCGGATTTCTCCAACCAGACCATCCTTGTTACCGGTGCCGCAGGGTTCATCGGTTCACACCTGTGTGAGGCGCTGCTCGCGGCCGGCGCGCGGGTCATCGGGCTGGACAACTTCGACCCGTTCTACGACCGGGCGCTTAAAGAGCAGAATTTGGAGGCCTGCCTGAGATCGCCGCACTTTCACCTCCTCGAAGGCGATATCCGCGATTCGGGGATGCTTCAGCGCGCCTTCACGCAGTTCCGGCCGCAAGTCGTCGTGCATCTCGCGGCGCGCGCCGGCGTCCGGCCCTCGCTAATCGATCCGTTGGGATACGAAGACGTAAACGTACGCGGAACGATGCAATTGCTCGAAGCGGCGCGCGGCAGCGGCATTCGAGACTTCGTGTTCGCATCGTCTTCGTCCGTTTACGGCGAGCAGAGCCGAGTGCCATTTCGCGAGAACGAAAACACCGATCAGCCGCTCTCGCCGTACGGCGCGACTAAGAAATCCGGCGAAGTGCTTTGCCATGCCTATCACCACTTGTACGGCCTGAGCATCGCCTGCTTGCGCTTCTTTACGGTTTACGGGCCGCGGCAGCGTCCCGATCTCGCGATCCGCAAGTTCGCGCGCGCAATTCTCGCCGGCGAGGAAGTCACGATCTACGGCGACGGCAGCTCCCAGCGCGACTACACGCATGTCAGCGACACCGTCGGTGGCATCCTCGGTGCGATCCGCTGGTGCGCGCAGGGCGTGCCACACTATGACATCTTCAATCTCGGATCAGCGCACCCCGTCGCACTCAACGAGCTGATTGCCCTACTCGAACGCTTCGCCGGAGTCGCCGCCATCAGCAAGCAGCTGCCGCCGCAGCCCGGCGACGTCTCACAAACCTATGCCGACACCACGCGCGCGGAGGCGGAGCTGGGCTTCCGGCACCGGGTCGAGTTTGAGACTGGATTGCGGGACTTCATGGAGTGGATCAAACAGACGGAGCACCAGTAA
- a CDS encoding amidohydrolase, with protein MILVGNAWTGRGPVRRRRIALAGDRIREVSDLNATEIVANARELPAGALIIPGLHDAHLHLLEGGLKLGQADFHGCASDDDFAARLSDYIAQHRPEPGAWIEGHRLDETRLLITRTQIDRICPDHPVFIWSHDLHSAFVNSAALIRARVDGQIKHPAGGTFERDAGGKLSGVLRETAAYRVRAAIPPVTMEVAQSAFLRAQQLAVSHGFTGLSCSVRGDLLPHYLAFAESADQQIRMNIWSVTERFDLAADRFTPRDGTKFRLRAFKGFLDGALGSRTAAFWQSYEHDPEHTGLALVREGPLARFIRGAHEEGYQIALHAIGDRANSMALDAFEMAGCAGIGPALRPRIEHCQVLRERDIERFAELGVIASMQPIHCTADMRFVESRIGPERAKRAYAWRSLLDHGATLAFGSDWPVEDLNPFAGIHAAVTRTDDHGEPAGGWQPQERITIEETLRAYTRGSAFAAGWEEELGEIAVGKLADLTVVDRDLFSVPPQDTQHAKALLTVVGGEVVYDAM; from the coding sequence ATGATACTGGTCGGGAACGCGTGGACGGGCCGCGGTCCGGTGCGGCGCCGGCGAATCGCGCTGGCTGGAGATCGCATTCGCGAAGTCAGCGACTTGAATGCGACCGAGATCGTGGCGAATGCGCGTGAATTGCCCGCGGGTGCGCTGATCATTCCCGGGCTGCACGACGCCCATCTGCATCTGCTGGAAGGCGGATTGAAGTTGGGGCAGGCCGACTTTCACGGCTGCGCCTCTGACGACGACTTCGCCGCTCGTCTGAGCGACTACATAGCGCAGCATCGGCCGGAGCCGGGCGCGTGGATCGAGGGGCACCGCCTCGATGAAACGCGGTTGCTCATCACGCGCACACAGATTGATCGGATCTGTCCGGATCATCCGGTCTTCATCTGGAGTCACGATCTACATTCGGCGTTTGTCAATTCGGCGGCGCTGATTCGCGCGCGAGTCGATGGGCAGATCAAGCACCCCGCGGGCGGAACTTTTGAGCGTGATGCCGGCGGCAAGCTCAGCGGCGTGCTGCGCGAGACGGCGGCCTATCGTGTGCGGGCGGCGATTCCGCCGGTCACCATGGAAGTCGCCCAGAGCGCCTTTCTGCGCGCACAACAACTCGCAGTTTCGCACGGGTTTACGGGACTGAGTTGCAGCGTGCGCGGCGACCTGCTCCCGCACTACCTCGCGTTCGCGGAGTCGGCGGATCAGCAGATTCGCATGAACATCTGGTCCGTGACGGAGCGGTTTGATCTCGCCGCGGATCGCTTCACGCCGCGCGACGGTACGAAGTTTCGCCTGCGTGCCTTCAAAGGCTTCCTTGACGGCGCGCTGGGCTCCCGGACCGCCGCCTTCTGGCAGTCCTACGAGCACGACCCGGAGCACACCGGACTCGCGCTGGTTCGCGAAGGGCCGTTGGCGCGGTTCATTCGTGGGGCACATGAGGAAGGATATCAGATCGCGCTGCATGCGATCGGAGATCGGGCGAATTCCATGGCGCTCGACGCGTTTGAAATGGCCGGGTGCGCGGGAATCGGACCGGCGCTTCGCCCGCGAATCGAGCACTGTCAGGTGTTGCGCGAGCGGGACATCGAACGCTTTGCGGAGCTGGGGGTGATCGCCTCCATGCAGCCGATTCATTGCACGGCCGACATGCGCTTCGTCGAGTCGCGGATCGGACCGGAGCGCGCGAAACGAGCGTATGCCTGGCGCAGTCTGCTCGATCACGGCGCGACGTTAGCGTTCGGCAGCGATTGGCCGGTGGAAGATTTGAATCCGTTCGCGGGAATTCACGCGGCGGTGACCCGCACGGACGATCACGGTGAGCCGGCAGGGGGCTGGCAGCCGCAGGAGCGGATCACGATTGAGGAAACGCTAAGAGCCTACACGCGGGGTTCGGCATTCGCAGCGGGCTGGGAGGAGGAGTTGGGGGAGATTGCAGTAGGAAAGCTGGCGGACTTGACGGTTGTGGATCGTGACCTGTTCTCGGTCCCGCCGCAGGATACTCAACATGCGAAAGCCCTGTTGACCGTAGTCGGCGGCGAAGTGGTGTACGACGCCATGTAG